One genomic region from Yarrowia lipolytica chromosome 1C, complete sequence encodes:
- a CDS encoding uncharacterized protein (Compare to YALI0C04477g, similar to uniprot|P38124 Saccharomyces cerevisiae YBR008c FLR1 fluconazole resistance protein), whose translation MRLLDNDTFWGQIVYLLSRRRLLRYPEEEPGFVPPTFGDFGVEAVEDRDLEQLENAKRQCVDSDDYLPSSDTFESDKGMIYVSWYGPNDAANPKNWSLLKKIITGLQMGLLVGCIYMGSSIYMPAILQLEAEFHIPEVVAILPLAVFVFGYGVGQTLFSPLSEHPRLGRMWIYNLTLLVFWVLQAPTAKAKNIASLTVLRFICGVLAAPSLSMGAATMGDMFEMRYMTYAIASWAFFCCTGPALGPLLGGVFYFIKDWRWTFWILGMVSCGGFIILSLTLPETYAPNILHRRAARLRKLTGNPNYTTIYDEEYAQLSVSQLAREFMLRPFEIAFTEPIVLALDVYIAMLYATLYVWFEAFPLVFHQIHHFNAIQSGLAYMGLMVGGLLGLVAYCFTTYWAFEKRDADIETFMKLCLIGAVCYPVSVFIFGWTSHPDIHWIAPIIASGLNMFGAFFIFQTSFNYLGGSFPRFMASVFAGNGLFRASFAGAFPLFSKALFVNLQTDPKWPVAWGCTLLGCIGVLMIIIPVLLIIYGGRLKGRSKYTGQ comes from the coding sequence ATGCGACTGCTAGACAATGACACTTTCTGGGGCCAGATAGTGTACCTGTTGTCCCGTCGACGGCTTCTCAGGtaccccgaggaggagcccgGCTTCGTGCCGCCCACCTTTGGGGATTTCGGGGTGGAGGCCGTTGAAGACCGCGActtggagcagctggagaacgCCAAGCGGCAGTGTGTGGATTCCGACGACTATCTGCCTTCCTCAGACACCTTTGAGTCCGACAAGGGAATGATCTATGTGAGTTGGTACGGACCTAATGATGCTGCCAATCCCAAGAACTGGAGTCTTCTCAAAAAGATTATCACGGGTCTGCAAATGGGACTGCTGGTCGGTTGCATTTACATGGGCTCGTCCATTTACATGCCTGCCATCTTGCAGTTGGAGGCTGAGTTCCATATTCCCGAGGTGGTGGCTATTTTGCCACTGGCAGTATTCGTGTTTGGATACGGAGTAGGACAGACATTGTTTTCTCCGCTCAGTGAACACCCGCGACTGGGACGAATGTGGATCTACAATCTCACCCTGCTCGTATTTTGGGTCCTACAGGCCCCTACAGCTAAAGCCAAGAACATTGCCTCTCTCACAGTTCTGCGGTTCATCTGTGGAGTTCTAGCGGCTCCCTCGTTATCGATGGGAGCTGCCACAATGGGAGACATGTTTGAGATGCGCTACATGACGTATGCTATTGCTTCATGGGCCTTCTTCTGTTGTACTGGCCCTGCCCTGGGACCTCTATTAGGAGGAGTTTTCTACTTTATCAAAGACTGGCGATGGACCTTCTGGATACTGGGAATGGTCTCATGTGGAGGCTTCATCATCCTCTCTCTTACGTTACCAGAAACTTATGCCCCCAACATTTTGCATAGAAGAGCAGCACGTCTCAGAAAACTCACAGGTAACCCCAACTACACCACCATCTACGACGAAGAGTATGCTCAGCTTTCAGTGAGTCAGCTGGCCAGAGAGTTCATGCTACGACCCTTTGAGATTGCATTCACCGAACCCATTGTTTTGGCTCTGGATGTTTACATTGCCATGCTCTATGCTACTCTCTACGTCTGGTTCGAGGCCTTTCCCTTGGTTTTTCACCAGATCCACCACTTCAACGCCATTCAGTCGGGTCTGGCATATATGGGACTCATGGTTGGAggtcttcttgggctgGTAGCATACTGTTTTACCACTTATTGGGCCTTTGAGAAACGTGACGCAGATATAGAAACGTTTATGAAGCTGTGTCTGATAGGAGCGGTCTGTTATCCAGTATCTGTCTTCATCTTTGGATGGACTTCGCATCCAGACATTCACTGGATCGCTCCTATCATCGCCTCGGGTCTCAACATGTTTGGCGCCTTTTTTATCTTCCAGACGAGCTTCAACTACCTTGGAGGCTCCTTCCCTCGCTTCATGGCATCTGTGTTTGCAGGAAACGGTTTGTTTCGAGCATCGTTTGCCGGAGCTTTCCCTCTCTTCTCAAAGGCATTGTTTGTCAATCTCCAGACCGATCCCAAGTGGCCGGTTGCCTGGGGATGCACTCTTCTAGGCTGTATTGGAGTGTTGATGATCATCATTCCTGTGCTGCTCATTATTTATGGAGGACGTCTCAAGGGAAGAAGCAAGTATACTGGACAGTGA
- a CDS encoding uncharacterized protein (Compare to YALI0C04499g, similar to uniprot|P38124 Saccharomyces cerevisiae YBR008c FLR1 fluconazole resistance protein) — MEGSVFTQIVNVASFGKLFPYPEFRPDYVIPDFAAENDPVKSHSDISTNTAVISGSTVVVTFTKDDPENPKNWGTAKKVFVSVQILLLTFAMYVGSSIYTPAISEISNDYGISTVAAILPLSVFVFGYGVGPIVLSPLSEHPAVGRLWIYMVCQGISICLMVPLALSPNLGAMLALRFIMGITVSPALATGGATLGDLFEIAYLPFALAFWSISAICGPVFGPVLGGVFAQVLNWHWTIWIWMIIAAAVFVLLFFCFPETSEHHILHKRAKRLQKLNPNLNYTTEADEEWKAMSNKEVAYQILLRPLVIIFSEPIVFFLDAYIGLSYAILYTWFEAFPMVFSELHGFNLIQTGLTYLGLIVGGLLAAFVYVPIVYKTFTKPVIETGEFPPVALFMKIALIGAILFPISVFMFGWTAHKNIHWIVPTIAGMLNVLGQYFIFQTVFNYLSGSYHRFIASVFAGNGLFRSGMAGAFPLFARAMFVKLGPGNFPVGFGCTVLGCLSALMILIPIVLIKYGERLKGGSKWAN, encoded by the coding sequence ATGGAAGGATCTGTCTTCACCCAGATTGTCAACGTTGCAAGCTTTGGAAAGCTCTTTCCGTATCCTGAATTCCGACCAGACTACGTGATCCCAGACTTTGCTGCTGAGAACGACCCCGTGAAGAGTCATAGTGAcatctccacaaacacTGCCGTCATCTCAGGATCTACAGTCGTTGTCACATTCACTAAAGATGACCCAGAGAACCCCAAGAACTGGGGCACCGCAAAgaaggtgtttgtgtccgtTCAGATCCTGCTGTTGACTTTCGCCATGTACGTCGGGTCATCCATCTATACGCCGGCCATTTCTGAAATCTCAAATGACTACGGAATCTCCACTGTAGCAGCTATCTTGCCGTTGTCGGTGTTTGTCTTTGGATACGGAGTAGGCCCCATTGTTCTCTCTCCTCTTTCTGAACACCCTGCTGTTGGACGTCTCTGGATCTACATGGTATGTCAAGGTATCTCCATTTGTCTCATGGTCCCTCTAGCTCTTTCACCTAACTTGGGGGCCATGTTGGCACTTAGATTTATCATGGGAATCACCGTTTCTCCCGCTCTTGCAACTGGTGGAGCTACCCTCGGAGACCTGTTCGAAATTGCGTACCTGCCCTTTGCTCTGGCCTTCTGGTCCATCTCTGCCATCTGCGGTCCTGTCTTTGGACCTGTTCTCGGAGGAGTCTTTGCCCAGGTGCTTAACTGGCATTGGACTatctggatctggatgaTCATTGCCGCTGCCGTCTTTGTTTTGCTCTTCTTTTGCTTTCCAGAGACGTCTGAACACCACATTCTCCATAAGAGAGCTAAGCGTCTGCAAAAGCTCAACCCCAACCTCAACTACACCACTGAGGCAGACGAGGAATGGAAGGCCATGAGCAACAAGGAAGTGGCTTACCAGATCCTATTGCGACCATTGgtcatcatcttctctgAGCCcatcgtcttcttcctggaCGCCTACATTGGTCTGTCCTATGCCATTCTGTACACCTGGTTCGAGGCCTTCCCCATGGTCTTCTCCGAGCTGCATGGCTTCAATCTCATCCAGACTGGACTCACTTATCTGGGACTTATTGTAGGAGGACTTTTAGCCGCCTTCGTCTACGTTCCCATTGTATACAAGACATTCACCAAGCCCGTCATCGAGACAGGTGAGTTCCCTCCAGTGGCTCTGTTCATGAAGATTGCTCTCATTGGAGCCATTCTCTTCCCCATCTCTGTCTTCATGTTTGGTTGGACGGCCCATAAGAACATTCATTGGATTGTTCCCACGATTGCAGGCATGCTGAATGTACTTGGCCAGTACTTCATCTTCCAGACCGTCTTCAACTACCTGAGTGGCTCGTACCATCGCTTCATCGCTTCTGTGTTTGCAGGAAACGGCCTGTTCAGGTCGGGTATGGCGGGAGCCTTTCCCCTGTTTGCACGGGCCATGTTTGTCAAGCTGGGTCCCGGCAACTTCCCTGTGGGCTTTGGTTGCACTGTCCTCGGGTGTCTGTCGGCTCTCATGATTCTCATTCCGATTGTTCTCATCAAGTATGGAGAGAGGCTCAAGGGTGGAAGCAAGTGGGCCAATTAG
- a CDS encoding uncharacterized protein (Compare to YALI0C04521g, no similarity), with translation MSLQRKKQKQPVEAPAAQRSNSFQQYLDDEQRDQLASVGMGIRKSVSDGHKTTGNHNASLRHESFTPVADVQNPLRGTYGPASSLGGYITKSFSAAPELGLGSANKDREVKGYKGIGAERYSLNRNKPLAAMPQRKKRGRSETEKGSDDESEKEVEEVDDVGFPIIKLQPRESFQD, from the coding sequence ATGTCGCTACAACGaaagaaacagaaacagcccGTCGAGGCCCCCGCAGCTCAGCGATCAAACTCGTTCCAACAGTACCTGGACGACGAGCAGAGGGATCAACTGGCATCCGTCGGTATGGGTATTCGAAAGAGCGTTTCCGACGGCCACAAAACTACCGGCAATCACAATGCGTCGCTTCGACACGAGAGCTTCACTCCTGTTGCTGACGTGCAGAACCCACTGCGAGGAACGTACGGTCCTGCCTCATCTCTCGGAGGATACATCACCAAGTCGttttctgctgctccagaacTCGGTCTGGGGTCTGCTAACAAGGACCGAGAGGTCAAGGGATACAAGGGAATCGGTGCGGAAAGATACAGCTTGAACCGCAACAAGCCATTGGCAGCAATGCCACAGCGAAAGAAGCGAGGCCGAAGCGAGACTGAGAAGGGATCCGACGATGAAAGCGAGAAGgaagtggaggaggtggacgacGTGGGATTCCCTATCATCAAACTGCAGCCTCGAGAAAGTTTTCAGGACTGA
- a CDS encoding uncharacterized protein (Compare to YALI0C04543g, similar to Saccharomyces cerevisiae YDR333C; ancestral locus Anc_5.380, weakly similar to uniprot|Q05468 Saccharomyces cerevisiae YDR333C Chromosome IV COSMID 9651): protein MTSRHDDLILFTIQYNDTGQSTHTPATHNMSSAMRRMMGAKKAAQKQQAEAEVPADTASLAEQVQSLSVKDEPAEMSQSTPEPVPEPSAEPSSSSKSSSTSETSKQGPTEPIKPVQTKPAKSKAPKTAPASTGSTEEPTSGKSKKNKKGKEENAVPTTPLSVSPPLLNPEHEIKRIYGNIRLWDEDGTAENFTNQLTNNQKKNLEKLSRVWGGKDKRSVPGTTKKLTLVTIKPYWIPQIKSEMSVARLSADPGAFRFTHSDSYAEGEFQFVQRRAIGQDSADLFGQYPYNVSTLNQLAGNGINTGQASSESADLIERALYVFNRALLTSSQAVLGQSKFQFKYVENRQFYRTLYLYIDILARRGLWNTTLEFSKLIYSLDDADYDPYGCRYMMDHFAVQGGDTTAIKYMLEQKLAPQLGYSLALALLLDGKDAEAEQALRTAIKTFPWIGYTLAESLGTPHNHRFDSSGSDSAIEAQSQLYVLRNRTLWDDPKPKMLFTKVWDTVAFDYTRSKGPAHWYNMNESLKRHLVISGEPTLLKYAQPLAESDLYDDDPVPPREDVNVYSSGEFAASDVTLAGQNDGTDQAQDGELAPEVVAALAQIQQLCAEAGMDVMEAFQMVSMDVPEAMRGVLLTEVVNSFADE from the coding sequence ATGACATCTCGACATGATGATCTGATATTGTTCACCATACAATACAACGACACAGGCCAATCGACACATACACCCGCTACACACAATATGTCTTCGGCAATGAGACGTATGATGGGCGCCAAAAAGGCCGCCCAGAAGCAACAGGCTGAAGCTGAGGTTCCTGCAGACACAGCTTCTTTGGCAGAGCAGGTACAGAGCTTGAGTGTCAAAGATGAGCCAGCCGAGATGTCACAGAGTACCCCCGAGCCTGTTCCAGAGCCTTCCGCCGAGCCTTCTAGTTCTTCCAAGTCTTCTAGCACTTCTGAGACTTCGAAACAGGGACCAACTGAGCCTATCAAACCAGTTCAGACGAAGCCTGCCAAGAGCAAGGCTCCTAAGACTGCACCCGCTTCTACAGGGTCAACCGAAGAGCCCACTTCTGGAAAATCgaaaaagaacaaaaagGGCAAGGAAGAAAACGCAGTGCCCACTACGCCTTTGAGCGTGTCTCCACCTCTACTCAACCCCGAGCACGAAATCAAGCGAATCTACGGCAACATCCGACTGTGGGATGAAGACGGAACCGCAGAAAACTTTACCAATCAGCTTACAAACAATCAGAAAAAGAACTTGGAAAAACTCAGCAGAGTCTGGGGAGGCAAGGACAAACGAAGTGTGCCTGGAACCACTAAAAAGCTGACCCTTGTCACCATCAAACCCTACTGGATCCCTCAGATCAAGTCGGAAATGAGCGTGGCCCGACTCTCGGCTGACCCAGGAGCATTCAGATTCACACATTCTGACTCCTATGCCGAGGGAGAGTTCCAATTTGTCCAAAGACGAGCTATCGGACAAGATTCAGCCGATCTGTTTGGTCAGTACCCCTACAACGTATCCACTCTGAACCAGTTGGCTGGAAACGGTATCAACACTGGTCAGGCTAGCAGTGAGTCTGCCGACCTCATTGAACGAGCTCTGTACGTCTTCAACCGAGCTCTACTAACCTCTTCACAGGCCGTTCTTGGCCAGTCCAAGTTCCAGTTCAAGTACGTTGAAAACAGGCAATTCTACCGAACCCTCTACCTATACATTGACATTCTGGCGCGACGAGGATTGTGGAACACCACTCTCGAGttctccaagctcatctACTCTCTGGACGATGCCGACTACGATCCCTACGGATGCAGATACATGATGGACCATTTTGCCGTACAGGGAGGAGACACTACAGCCATCAAGTACATGTTAGAGCAAAAACTGGCCCCTCAACTAGGCTACTCTCTTGCTCTCGCCTTACTACTTGATGGTAAGGATGCTGAGGCCGAACAAGCTCTCAGAACAGCGATCAAGACCTTCCCCTGGATCGGATACACGCTCGCCGAGAGCCTGGGAAccccacacaaccaccGATTCGACTCATCCGGCTCCGACTCGGCCATTGAGGCCCAGTCACAGCTCTATGTGCTCAGAAACCGAACTCTGTGGGACGAtcccaagcccaagatGCTCTTCACCAAGGTCTGGGATACCGTGGCATTTGACTATACCCGAAGCAAGGGACCTGCTCACTGGTACAACATGAATGAGTCGCTGAAACGTCACCTGGTCATTTCGGGAGAGCCCACTCTGTTGAAATACGCCCAGCCTCTTGCCGAGTCTGATCTCTATGATGATGATCctgttcctcctcgagaagaCGTCAACGTTTACTCTTCCGGCGAGTTTGCTGCTTCGGATGTGACTCTAGCAGGCCAGAATGACGGAACTGATCAGGCTCAGGACGGAGAACTGGCTCCAGAGGTGgtggctgctctggctCAGATACAACAGCTGTGTGCCGAGGCAGGTATGGATGTGATGGAGGCTTTCCAGATGGTTTCCATGGACGTTCCCGAAGCCATGAGAGGGGTGCTTTTGACGGAGGTCGTCAACTCTTTTGCTGATGAGTAA
- a CDS encoding uncharacterized protein (Compare to YALI0C04565g, weakly similar to uniprot|Q9HF07 Candida albicans Cso1p (Fragment)) yields MSLAYTVNLLRASGRLNKVLALLSNAGTLDPTLAFVGYGSLFVCELLRLESVQMGVVVAKVLLGQVTGLDIDESFEKLGLASDLTGVADSLGVLSGLISDIRIFNRLWGLVGLISWGISEYDAQQKPLDVNDPYIKYDKAVRVITALQVWSNLFYQPLENVAYLGMHKILPVSDAAQNSLWLHSSKLWALHVVLELIRLVVEIRRNVKRQSIEKKAGKTTTTTDTKACNCTKLLPNFLKGLGDQWWRDLVINLAYLPLTAHWSIDGGIVDNLIVGFLGASAAAANVGWKWKKALTPDVPVEKKMQ; encoded by the coding sequence ATGTCGCTAGCATACACAGTCAACCTGTTGCGGGCCTCCGGACGTCTCAACAAGGTCCTGGCTCTTCTGTCCAACGCCGGAACCCTGGATCCCACTCTAGCCTTTGTCGGGTACGGATCGCTCTTCGTGTGCGAGCTGCTGCGACTCGAGTCCGTGCAGATGGGCGTGGTGGTGGCCAAGGTTCTGCTTGGTCAGGTGACCGGTCTTGATATCGACGAGTCGTTTGAGAAACTGGGTCTGGCCTCGGATCTTACTGGCGTGGCTGACTCGCTGGGAGTGCTGTCTGGTCTTATCTCCGACATTCGAATCTTCAACCGTCTATGGGGTCTGGTTGGTCTCATTTCCTGGGGAATTTCCGAGTACGATGCCCAGCAGAAGCCCCTGGACGTCAACGACCCCTACATCAAGTACGACAAGGCTGTTCGAGTTATCACCGCCCTGCAGGTGTGGTCCAACCTCTTCTACCAGCCTCTGGAAAACGTGGCCTACCTGGGCATGCACAAGATCCTTCCCGTGAGCGACGCGGCCCAGAACTCTCTGTGGctccactcctccaagcTGTGGGCTCTCCATgtggttctggagctcATCCGACTCGTTGTGGAGATCAGACGAAACGTCAAGAGACAATCgatcgagaagaaggctggaaagactaccaccaccaccgatACCAAGGCATGCAACTGCACAAAACTGCTGCCAAACTTCCTTAAGGGTCTTGGAGACCAGTGGTGGAGAGACCTTGTCATCAACCTGGCCTACCTGCCTCTCACAGCCCACTGGTCCATCGACGGTGGTATTGTGGACAACCTGATTGTCGGGTTCCTGGGtgcatctgctgctgccgccaacGTGGGTTGGAAGTGGAAGAAGGCTCTGACTCCCGACGTGCCtgtcgagaagaagatgcaGTAG